A stretch of the Staphylococcus sp. NRL 16/872 genome encodes the following:
- the proC gene encoding pyrroline-5-carboxylate reductase has product MKLVFYGAGNMAQAIFKGIINSKTLNSNDIYLTNKSNEERLKQFAEELGVEYSYDDEALLKDADYVFLGTKPYDFEEVAKRIQPHITDENRFISIMAGLPINYIHEQLQVSNPIARIMPNTNAQVGHSVTGISFSGNFGPKSKEEVIELVNAFGSVIEVDEDHLHQVTAITGSGPAFLYHVFEQYVKAGTELGLERGQVEESIKNLIIGTSKMIERSDLSMEQLRKNITSKGGTTQAGLNALSEHDIKGVFEDCLNAAVERSMELSKNENH; this is encoded by the coding sequence ATGAAATTAGTATTTTATGGTGCTGGTAATATGGCACAAGCGATTTTTAAAGGAATTATCAATTCTAAAACGCTTAATTCAAATGATATCTATTTAACTAATAAGTCAAACGAAGAGAGGCTTAAACAATTTGCTGAAGAGTTAGGTGTGGAATACAGTTATGATGATGAAGCATTATTAAAAGATGCGGATTATGTATTTTTAGGAACTAAACCTTACGATTTTGAAGAAGTAGCAAAAAGAATTCAACCGCATATTACAGATGAAAATCGATTTATTTCCATTATGGCTGGTTTACCAATTAACTATATTCATGAACAACTTCAAGTATCTAACCCTATTGCACGTATAATGCCTAATACTAATGCGCAAGTTGGTCATTCAGTAACAGGTATTAGCTTCTCAGGGAACTTTGGGCCTAAATCTAAAGAAGAAGTGATTGAATTAGTTAATGCATTTGGTTCTGTAATCGAAGTTGATGAAGATCACTTACATCAAGTAACTGCCATTACTGGGAGTGGTCCTGCTTTCTTATATCATGTATTTGAACAGTATGTTAAAGCTGGAACTGAATTAGGTCTTGAAAGAGGTCAAGTTGAAGAGTCAATAAAAAACCTAATTATTGGAACAAGTAAAATGATTGAACGTTCTGATTTAAGTATGGAACAATTACGTAAAAATATTACTTCTAAAGGCGGCACTACTCAGGCGGGTTTAAATGCACTATCGGAACATGATATTAAAGGTGTTTTTGAAGATTGCTTAAATGCTGCTGTTGAGAGAAGTATGGAACTTTCTAAAAACGAAAATCACTAA
- a CDS encoding DUF1413 domain-containing protein encodes MICCVNKHVKYAVENLQTIAPQTVFEFKDLLGDSYYHSLENSEQEFIEFKFHELILRGEIMNVSILDAEDEKMLHYIKNY; translated from the coding sequence ATGATTTGTTGTGTGAATAAACATGTCAAATATGCTGTTGAAAACTTGCAAACCATTGCACCACAAACTGTTTTTGAATTCAAAGACTTATTAGGAGATTCATATTATCACTCTTTAGAAAATAGTGAACAAGAATTTATAGAATTTAAATTTCATGAGTTAATTTTAAGAGGGGAAATAATGAATGTATCAATTTTAGATGCTGAAGATGAAAAAATGCTTCATTATATTAAAAATTATT
- a CDS encoding SDR family NAD(P)-dependent oxidoreductase gives MIGQHYIVTGGTSGLGLEIVKQLLEKGVFVTVIARNESKFNDIDFGSYQSKVTMVHCDLQNREAIANITSTIKYPINGLIYSSGLGYFKSVTHHSTEEMIETYDVNLISFNLLYNVLRPYFSKNASIVSISSQAAFVTQANAAHYGASKAALNAVLNALRIEESQFHFMAVNPGPIKTPFHEKADPSLKYAQKYETVMIDPQQLAKDILIGIIKRKREINQPKWMHSLLKIYQLAPRTFEQWLTPLFKNKS, from the coding sequence ATGATTGGTCAGCATTATATTGTCACTGGAGGCACAAGTGGGCTAGGTTTAGAAATAGTTAAACAGTTACTAGAAAAAGGTGTATTTGTTACAGTAATAGCAAGAAATGAGTCAAAATTTAATGATATTGATTTTGGTTCATATCAATCTAAAGTGACTATGGTTCATTGTGACTTACAAAATAGGGAAGCCATCGCTAATATAACCTCTACCATTAAATATCCAATTAATGGATTGATTTACAGTTCAGGGTTAGGCTATTTTAAATCAGTTACGCATCATTCTACTGAAGAAATGATTGAAACTTACGATGTGAACTTAATTAGTTTCAATCTACTTTACAATGTATTGCGACCTTACTTTTCAAAAAATGCATCAATCGTTAGTATTTCAAGTCAGGCCGCTTTTGTTACACAAGCCAATGCTGCACATTATGGCGCTTCTAAAGCTGCTCTTAATGCGGTTTTAAATGCTTTACGCATTGAAGAATCTCAATTTCATTTTATGGCAGTGAATCCGGGACCAATCAAAACACCATTCCACGAAAAGGCTGATCCAAGCTTAAAATATGCCCAAAAATATGAAACAGTAATGATTGATCCTCAACAATTAGCTAAAGATATCTTGATAGGCATCATTAAACGAAAAAGAGAAATTAACCAACCGAAGTGGATGCACTCTTTACTTAAAATTTACCAGTTGGCTCCAAGAACATTTGAACAATGGTTAACCCCTTTATTTAAAAATAAAAGCTAA
- a CDS encoding AraC family transcriptional regulator, producing MDVIKQIQQAIVYIEDRLLEPFNLQDLSDYVGLSPYHLDQSFKMIVGQSPESYAHARKMTAAAREMMLSASRLVDVAKKYNYTSSNEFANDFSDFHGISPIQASAKKDELKLQERLYIKLTTTERAPYPYRLDNTDDIPLVGYARFVEADNLSNPYKVPDFLEDLFNDGRLKELKRYNNISPYEIFVITCPLDEGVEIFVGVPSERYPAHLESRLLPGRHYAKFNLKGEIDYAVNEAWYYIESSLQLTLPYERDSLYVEIYPFDFSFEDPFTKIQLWLPIKQEDYDI from the coding sequence TTGGACGTTATCAAGCAGATACAACAGGCAATCGTATATATTGAGGATCGTTTATTAGAGCCGTTTAATTTGCAAGATTTAAGTGATTACGTTGGTCTTTCTCCTTACCATCTAGATCAATCATTTAAAATGATTGTAGGACAATCACCAGAGAGTTATGCACATGCTAGAAAAATGACTGCAGCAGCTAGAGAGATGATGCTAAGTGCTTCAAGGTTAGTTGATGTAGCTAAAAAATACAATTATACAAGTTCGAATGAATTTGCTAATGATTTTAGTGATTTTCATGGTATCTCACCTATTCAAGCATCTGCAAAAAAAGATGAGTTAAAATTACAAGAACGACTGTATATTAAATTAACAACCACTGAACGTGCACCCTATCCATATAGACTAGACAATACTGATGATATACCATTAGTTGGATATGCTCGATTTGTTGAAGCGGATAACTTATCTAACCCATATAAAGTCCCTGATTTTTTAGAAGATTTATTCAACGATGGTAGATTAAAAGAATTGAAAAGATATAATAATATAAGCCCATATGAGATATTTGTCATAACTTGCCCATTAGACGAAGGTGTAGAAATATTTGTTGGCGTCCCAAGTGAACGCTATCCAGCACATTTAGAAAGTAGATTGTTACCGGGCAGACATTATGCTAAATTCAATTTAAAAGGTGAAATTGATTATGCAGTTAATGAGGCTTGGTATTATATAGAATCAAGTTTACAACTCACTTTACCATATGAACGAGACAGCTTGTATGTAGAAATTTATCCTTTTGATTTCTCATTTGAGGACCCATTCACTAAAATTCAACTTTGGTTACCTATTAAACAAGAAGATTACGATATATAA
- the zwf gene encoding glucose-6-phosphate dehydrogenase, translated as MSKQTKHIPCLITIFGATGDLSHRKLFPSLFHLFQQDNLDEHIAIIGIGRRDYTNEIFREQVKASIQSHVEDTTQINEFMEHVYYFKHDVSDEQSYHALLDFSNQLDTQYQLKGNRLFYLAMAPQFFGIISDYLKSSGLTETTGFKRLVIEKPFGSDLKSAERLNNQLRQSFKEEEIYRIDHYLGKDMVQNIEVLRFSNAMFEPLWNNKYISNIQVTSSEILGVEDRGGYYESSGALKDMVQNHMLQMVALLAMEAPISLKSEDIRAEKVKVLKSLRQLKPEEVKKNFVRGQYDRGYINGEEVKAYREEDRVAEDSNTPTFVSGRLTIDNFRWAGVPFYIRTGKRMKSKTIQVVVEFKEVPMNLYYQTDKLLDSNLLVINIQPNEGMSLHLNAKKNIQGIDTEPVQLSYALSAQDKMNTVDAYENLLFDCLKGDATNFTHWEELKSTWKFVDVIQEEWSMNEPSCFPNYKSGTNGPLESDLLLSRDGNHWWDDIQ; from the coding sequence TTGAGTAAACAAACGAAACACATCCCTTGTTTAATTACTATCTTCGGGGCTACTGGAGATTTAAGTCATAGAAAGTTATTTCCGTCTTTATTCCACTTATTTCAACAAGATAATTTAGATGAACATATCGCTATTATTGGAATTGGACGTCGAGATTACACGAATGAAATTTTCCGTGAACAAGTGAAAGCATCTATTCAATCGCACGTTGAAGATACTACTCAAATTAATGAATTTATGGAACATGTTTATTACTTCAAACATGATGTTAGTGATGAACAAAGTTATCATGCTTTATTAGATTTTTCTAATCAGTTAGATACTCAATATCAATTAAAAGGTAATCGCTTGTTCTACTTAGCGATGGCACCTCAATTCTTTGGTATTATTTCTGATTATTTAAAATCATCGGGTCTTACTGAAACAACCGGCTTTAAACGTCTTGTTATTGAGAAACCATTTGGTAGCGACTTGAAATCAGCTGAACGATTAAATAATCAACTTCGTCAATCATTCAAAGAAGAAGAAATTTATCGTATTGACCATTATCTTGGTAAAGATATGGTACAAAATATCGAGGTGTTACGTTTCTCAAACGCCATGTTTGAACCATTATGGAATAATAAATATATTTCTAATATACAAGTTACATCTTCTGAAATACTGGGTGTTGAAGATCGTGGTGGATACTATGAGTCAAGTGGTGCTTTAAAAGATATGGTACAAAACCATATGTTACAAATGGTCGCTTTATTAGCAATGGAAGCCCCTATTAGTCTTAAAAGTGAAGATATCCGTGCTGAAAAAGTTAAAGTATTAAAATCACTTAGACAATTAAAGCCTGAAGAAGTGAAAAAGAACTTTGTTCGTGGACAATATGATAGAGGTTATATAAACGGTGAAGAAGTAAAAGCTTATCGTGAAGAAGATCGCGTGGCTGAAGATTCAAATACACCTACATTTGTTTCAGGACGTTTAACTATTGACAATTTCCGTTGGGCAGGTGTGCCATTCTATATTAGAACAGGTAAACGAATGAAGTCTAAAACAATTCAAGTTGTAGTTGAATTCAAAGAAGTTCCTATGAATTTATATTATCAAACTGATAAATTACTTGATTCTAATTTACTAGTTATCAATATTCAACCAAATGAAGGTATGTCACTTCATCTAAACGCTAAGAAAAACATTCAAGGCATTGATACTGAACCTGTACAGTTATCATATGCATTAAGTGCTCAAGATAAAATGAACACTGTGGACGCATATGAGAACCTATTATTCGATTGCCTTAAAGGTGATGCGACAAACTTTACTCATTGGGAAGAATTAAAATCAACTTGGAAATTTGTTGATGTTATTCAAGAAGAATGGTCAATGAATGAACCATCATGCTTCCCTAATTATAAATCTGGTACGAATGGTCCATTAGAAAGTGATTTATTGTTAAGTCGTGATGGAAATCATTGGTGGGACGATATTCAATAA
- the rnz gene encoding ribonuclease Z — protein MEVTFFGTSAGLPTKERNTQSIALNLEPYSNAIWLFDVGEGTQHQILHHSIKLGKVDHIFITHMHGDHIFGLPGLLTSRSFQGGEDKPLTIIGPKGIRAYIETSLKLSESHLNYPTTFIEIDNNFTYHHKGFSVSAKLLNHGIPSYGYRIESPTTPGTIDVQALKAIGLEPGPKYQEVKIYDTFEHNGQVFNSNDFKGPAKPGPVISIFGDTKPCKNEVTIARDAEIMIHEATYIEGDKTLANNYHHSHIDDVFSLIRQANVNRSLITHLSNRYNFEDIDKIKIELKQLEDTPNFEFVKDFETYKI, from the coding sequence ATGGAAGTGACATTTTTTGGAACGAGTGCAGGATTACCAACTAAAGAAAGAAACACTCAATCCATTGCTTTAAATCTTGAGCCATATTCAAATGCAATTTGGCTTTTCGATGTTGGCGAGGGAACACAACATCAAATTTTACATCATTCAATTAAACTAGGAAAAGTTGATCATATTTTTATCACGCATATGCACGGCGATCACATTTTTGGTTTACCTGGATTATTAACAAGTCGTTCGTTTCAAGGTGGAGAAGACAAACCGCTAACTATTATTGGACCTAAAGGTATACGAGCTTATATTGAAACCTCACTAAAATTATCCGAATCACATTTAAACTATCCAACAACATTTATTGAAATTGATAATAATTTTACATATCATCATAAAGGTTTTTCAGTTTCAGCTAAGTTATTAAATCATGGCATACCTTCCTATGGTTACCGTATAGAATCACCTACAACACCAGGTACAATTGATGTTCAGGCATTAAAAGCGATTGGTTTAGAACCCGGTCCGAAATATCAAGAAGTTAAAATTTATGATACTTTTGAACACAATGGACAAGTATTTAATTCTAATGACTTTAAAGGACCTGCTAAACCAGGACCCGTAATTTCAATCTTCGGAGATACTAAACCTTGTAAAAATGAAGTAACTATTGCTCGGGATGCAGAAATAATGATACACGAAGCAACCTATATAGAAGGCGACAAAACATTAGCTAACAACTATCATCACAGTCATATCGACGATGTTTTCTCTTTAATTAGACAAGCCAACGTAAATAGAAGTCTAATTACTCATTTAAGCAATCGTTATAATTTCGAAGATATCGACAAAATAAAAATTGAGTTAAAACAGTTAGAAGATACACCAAACTTCGAATTTGTAAAAGACTTTGAAACTTATAAAATTTAA